In Elaeis guineensis isolate ETL-2024a chromosome 1, EG11, whole genome shotgun sequence, a genomic segment contains:
- the LOC105036836 gene encoding uncharacterized protein isoform X1, protein MAAASAIPLPFSPRTALRQRLDAPAVASPDRPVHPLSKYPSPSRKCRLYGHRIVYPRRNVVGREMISQVKLKDDVDDETCELVNGVELIIGEDEDSVHAYLLKAVKNNNGTGVLLLSDVMGFEDPLTRDFAYRVACIGYNVLIPDLFRGNPWKKDQPITDFQHWLSRQSPKRVAKDISLSAKWMTDEFVAAGISKKLGIIGFCFGGGHLVETLARDEQAYFGTGVCFYGTNINPSLSSSIKVPVLFICGDNDPLCPISSQQEMEKNTRGSKLKIYSGRGHGFAHRPNSEEEDEDAEAAFAIMRNWLHDNLLVRKDHS, encoded by the exons ATGGCCGCCGCGTCCGCCATCCCCCTCCCGTTCTCTCCTCGGACTGCTCTCCGACAGCGCCTCGACGCTCCCGCCGTCGCCTCTCCGGATCGCCCGGTCCACCCCCTCTCTAAATACCCCTCCCCCTCC AGGAAATGCCGCTTGTATGGCCACAGAATAGTGTATCCTAGGCGAAATGTTGTTGGCAGGGAAATGATCAGCCAAGTAAAGTTAaaggatgatgttgatgatgaaacATGTGAACTAGTTAATGGTGTTGAGCTTATTATAGGGGAGGACGAGGACAGCGTTCATGCATATTTGTTGAAGGCAGTCAAGAACAACAATGGAACTGGTGTGCTGCTTTTGTCTGATGTCATGGGTTTTGAAGACCCATTGACACGAGACTTTGCCTATCGAGTTGCCTGCATTGGTTACAA TGTTCTCATCCCTGACTTGTTTCGTGGCAATCCATGGAAGAAAGACCAGCCCATAACAGATTTTCAGCATTGGTTATCTAGACAATCACCAAAAAGGGTGGCAAAAGACATTTCCTTGTCTGCGAAGTGGATGACAGATGAATTTGTGGCAGCTGGGATATCAAAGAAGCTGGGCATCATTGGTTTCTGTTTTGGTGGTGGACATTTGGTTGAGACACTGGCTCGTGATGAGCAGGCATATTTTGGTACTGGTGTCTGCTTCTATGGTACAAATATCAACCCATCCTTAAGTAGCAGCATTAAAGTTCCAGTCTTGTTTATTTGTGGGGATAATGACCCACTTTGCCCCATAAGTAGCCAACAGGAAATGGAGAAGAACACGAGAGGCTCaaagttaaaaatttattctGGCAGAGGGCATGGTTTCGCCCATCGACCaaactccgaagaagaagatgaagatgcAGAGGCTGCATTTGCTATCATGCGCAATTGGTTGCACGACAACTTGCTTGTAAGAAAGGATCATTCATAA
- the LOC105036836 gene encoding uncharacterized protein isoform X2 produces the protein MISQVKLKDDVDDETCELVNGVELIIGEDEDSVHAYLLKAVKNNNGTGVLLLSDVMGFEDPLTRDFAYRVACIGYNVLIPDLFRGNPWKKDQPITDFQHWLSRQSPKRVAKDISLSAKWMTDEFVAAGISKKLGIIGFCFGGGHLVETLARDEQAYFGTGVCFYGTNINPSLSSSIKVPVLFICGDNDPLCPISSQQEMEKNTRGSKLKIYSGRGHGFAHRPNSEEEDEDAEAAFAIMRNWLHDNLLVRKDHS, from the exons ATGATCAGCCAAGTAAAGTTAaaggatgatgttgatgatgaaacATGTGAACTAGTTAATGGTGTTGAGCTTATTATAGGGGAGGACGAGGACAGCGTTCATGCATATTTGTTGAAGGCAGTCAAGAACAACAATGGAACTGGTGTGCTGCTTTTGTCTGATGTCATGGGTTTTGAAGACCCATTGACACGAGACTTTGCCTATCGAGTTGCCTGCATTGGTTACAA TGTTCTCATCCCTGACTTGTTTCGTGGCAATCCATGGAAGAAAGACCAGCCCATAACAGATTTTCAGCATTGGTTATCTAGACAATCACCAAAAAGGGTGGCAAAAGACATTTCCTTGTCTGCGAAGTGGATGACAGATGAATTTGTGGCAGCTGGGATATCAAAGAAGCTGGGCATCATTGGTTTCTGTTTTGGTGGTGGACATTTGGTTGAGACACTGGCTCGTGATGAGCAGGCATATTTTGGTACTGGTGTCTGCTTCTATGGTACAAATATCAACCCATCCTTAAGTAGCAGCATTAAAGTTCCAGTCTTGTTTATTTGTGGGGATAATGACCCACTTTGCCCCATAAGTAGCCAACAGGAAATGGAGAAGAACACGAGAGGCTCaaagttaaaaatttattctGGCAGAGGGCATGGTTTCGCCCATCGACCaaactccgaagaagaagatgaagatgcAGAGGCTGCATTTGCTATCATGCGCAATTGGTTGCACGACAACTTGCTTGTAAGAAAGGATCATTCATAA